The Fibrobacter sp. UWH6 genomic interval CTTCCAGAAAAGCACGGCGCCGGTAGCACGATCCACCACCATGTCGTAACCTTCCTGCAAGGCAATTTCAGTGACAGCCTTACGGATCAGCTGAATAATGGGGCCGCTGATTTTTTCGTTTTCAGAAATCAGTTCTCCCTTACGGCCATAGACGCGGTCCATGAAGTTCTTCAGTTCCGTATCCTTCTTGGCGTATTCCGCTTCCAGTTCGCGCTTCTTTTCATCAGAAAGCATCAGAACCTGCTTGTCCAGTTTTTCCTTAATGGCAGAAAGTTCCTTCTGGAGCAGGTTACCCTGCTGTTCCCATTTTGCCACCTGGCGGTCATATTCTTCCTGAGCCTTCTTCGTGCCCTTATAACCGTCAAAAATCAGCTTGGAATCCACATGAGCAATACGCAGACCATCTTCGGCGAAACCGGAGGTCGCACCGAACAAGGCAATCATCAAAACGATCAGAAGTTTCTTAACCATAATTCCTCCTTAGAAGCCCTGGCCAATCACGAAGTTGAATTCCATGTCGCCAACAGCACTACGCTGGAAACCGCTGTAGGTTTCACCCACATCCAGAGGCCACGCGAAGTCGAAGCCGATAATACCAAGCATAGGCACAACAACGCGGAAACCAAAGCCGATATCCTTCTTCAAGCTAGTGGGATCCCATTCGCTAAGCGGGTTGTGGCTGGGCTTTTCAACCTTGGTCTTGGGATTATAACGCTCACCGAATACGTTACCGGCATCAAAGAAGAAGGGCAACAGGTAGAAGGTCTGAGGCACAAGGCCCAACTGAAGTTCCGCACCAACATACTGGTAGCTGCGGCCCAGACGGCGGTAGCCAAGAGAACCGGAACTATAACCGCGCATGCATCCTTCGTAGCCCATCACGCCACCCATGGAGTACAGAGTGCGATACTGCAACTGGTCACCGAAAATCACACCATACTGGTTCGTGAGAGCAATGCTCAACCGATCGCGGAACAACGGGAACCACCACTTAATGGTCAACTCCGTCTTCACGAAGTCGAAGTCACTGAAGATAGCGCCATCAGCCCACTGCACATCCAGCACATAGCGAGAGCCGTCTGTGGGGAACTGCGGCAGGTTCTTGTCGTCGCGGAGCAGGCGGAAGTTGATTGCAGATTCAACACCGGAGTAAACCACATAGCTGTCATCGATATTTCGGCCCTGCTTGTTCATGAGCCAGCTATAACCAATCTGACCATAGAAGTAGTCATCGGGCCACTTCAGACGCTTACCCACATAGACGCTTCCGCCATAACGGGTAATGTCCGGGTCGTCATAATCTTCCATATTCCACCAGGAGTAGCTCAAGCTGGCACCCAGGGTAATGGGCTTATCAAGGAACCAAGGTTCCTGGAAGCTGATAGAAGCACTCTTCTTGTCGGCACCGTATTCGACGCTAAAGCTTGCAGCCTGACCATCACCCATACAGCAGTTGGGAATAGACACGCTGGCAGTACCCACAAGACCATCGCTTTCGCTATAGGAAACACCCAGGCTGAACTGACCGGTACCCGCTTCCTTTTCCTGAACGGTAAAGTCAAGATCCACTTCCTGGTCGCCCACCACCTTAATGTCGGGCAGAACCATGTCGAAGTAGTTCAGCTGCATGATTTCACGGAAGGAACGTTCTAGCAGGGACTGGCGGTAAGTATCGCCCGGATACAGGCGAACTTCACGACGAATCACCTTTTCGTTAGTCTTGGTATTGCCATGGATGTGAACCTTGTGGATCTGGGCAGGCAGACCTTCGGTCATCTTGTAAGACAGGTTCACAATGGAATCGTTAGTGAAAGTACGTTCTTCTTCGTAAGTTGCAAACAGGTAGCCATCTTCACGGTAGGCATCAAGCAGAGCCTTGCGGGAAGCGTCATACTTGTACTGGTCAAACACTTCGCCACTATCAAGACGATAAGCATACTTCAGCATATTGTCGTTCAGCACTTCGTTACCGGAGAAGTGGAGGCCACCCATGTAGTAGCGACGACCTTCGATCATATGAATGTGAATGAGGATCGAGCTGGAAGTCTTGATGTTATCATACTTGTTCAAGGCAGAGAACATGTCTTCGATCATATAGCGCACCACAAGCTTCTGCTCGTAAGCACTCATCTTCTTGATCTTCAACAGGGAGTCAATCTTCGGGTTGTTCCACTTACGGCCCTTTACAATATCAAGCCATTCCTTGCGGGCATCTTCGTAGCGGATAATGTCGTTCAGGTACTTCCAGGCGTCTTCTTCAGACTTGACCTTGGGCATCGGTCTAGTCACCCAGGGCATCTCGCCCACGGCACGATGATTGCGGAACAGGTGAGTTACCTGCATAGTGGGCTTGCCAGCCATCTTGTAGAAAGCGGTGGCGGTATCACCGAGAGCCAGATTCAGCTGATTGTACAGCGGTTCCAGCTTGTCTCCCAGGGGAACCATACGTCCCAGATAGAACAGGCAGGAGGAGTCCGGCAGATATTCAGCGCTATATTCAGTCAGTTCAGCATCCAGGAAACCGAAATGGCGGATGGCGTTCAACACCGTATCGCGGTCGGCTTCGAACACGTTTTCCTTGAATTCGCCGCCGCCCCACCACTGGTCCTGCTTGGTCAGCATATGTTCCAGAATATCTTCGCGGGGCACATTGTCGTTACCCTGGATATCGAAATCACGAACCTTCACCTTGCCGCCTTCACGGACAATGAAGGTCACCAAATTCTTGTTCTCATCTACAGGAGTTTCACGATAGCCCACTTCGGCCAGCAAATAACCTTCGGAACGGTAGTATTCCAAAATAGCCTGGCGGTCACGTTCCAGCTGGCTCTTGCTATAAACCTGGCCCGGAATCAGACGGATCTTCAGGCGCAGATCTTCTTCGGAAACTTCATCACAGCCGTCCAGAACAGCGGTATCCAAGGCAGGAAGTTCCTTAATCTTGAAAATCAAGTCCACATCGGAACCATCACCCACATAGTCAATCCAGGCAGTCACATCGTCAAAAAGACCAGACTCGTACAGAGAAGTCACCGAGGACTGCACCTTTTCGGTAAGACCCGTAGGAGAATAACTCTGGCCATCACGAATACCAATTCGACTCAGCACGGAACGTTCGTCCATATGGACGGTACCTTCCACCTTCACCTTGTGGATCTTATTTTCCACCATATAGCTCTCGGACATTTCGGACATGTCCAACAGCTGGGCCTGAGCCAGACCCACAACAAACATCACTAAAAACAGCAAACGGGTACGCAGAATGAACCTACCTAAATAGAATTTTCAAATTTTTCCGTCCAAAAATACAAAACTTGGAGCTGGGGAGCCCACCCAAAAGACCATTTTTCACCCTATTTACACCACAAAAGAATCGTTAATTTATTCGTGTACGCAAAAAGGGCGGAAAAGTTCCGCCCTAAAACGCAAATTTTTAAAGAAAATTAGAATTTCGCCACTAAAACCGGCCAGTAATCAGAAGGTTTCTGATTCAGGTAAGTCATGTAAGTCCAGGAATTCTCACGATAACTCCCGCCAACGAAAACTTCGTCTATGGCACCGGCAAAACCGCCAATCCTAAAATCAGCAGCCTCACCACGAACGCCATCCCAATCAGACAAGACCGGCTTTTCGACCTTTGAAGAATTCACAAACAGGCAGCTGTTTCCATTGCCCAACCCATCCATAGAAAGCTTGCTAAAAGCCACATAGACCCACGAAGCCGCCTTCAGCCCTTCGGAACCCGACGTCCAGCTCAATTTATAGCTGGCGGTATCCGCAACATCATCCGAAGCCACCCCAGAGGCCAAGTGGTAAAAATTCACCACGAATCCGGAATCCAGAACGTAACGCAGTTCATATTCGCCAGCCTTTTCAAAAATCAGCTGTTCTTCGCCCAGATTATCCAATCGAATCCAGAGAGAGAAACTGAAGACATCTTCGGTACCGAACACCAGGTCCCCATGCAAAGAGGAATCCGCCTCTGCAGAATGATCCGCTACCAGGGCGCTTGTCGCTGACATCTTGACACCGCTACCCACAACCCCGTCCACCAAAGAAACCTTAAAGGCAGTACCGGGGAAGTTCTGCTTTTCTGCCCAGTCCGTTATGGGAGCGATACCATCATCAAAATGCCATACCATATTATAGGCCCTATTGGTGGGGAACACATCCAGCGCAAAGCCGGAAGTCAGGGCATTATTAAAGACCAGTTCCAGGGAATCTTCCAGATTCAGGGAATCCACGTTCACCCAGAATACCGCCTCCTGGGCCAGGGAATCGAAATAGCCCGAGGTAATGGGCAGTTTCTTACTGGCCGCCCCACCGGCATTAATACGGCGAACTTCCCAGCGGCCATCCATTCCCGCAAGAGTATCAAAGTTGCAGTTTTCAGGAGTCAGGCGTAAGGCCAGCGGAATATCGCTGACAAAGCCCATCAGGGAATCCACACTCCCCTTAGGGGCCGCCAACGGGGCCACAAAACGCATCACCACGGTATCCACCGTAGCAACCGGCTCCGCATCAAAGCCCACCTTTGCTGTATCCTGGGGAGTAACCTTAAGGTTCTTATACAGTTCCACGTTCCCGCCCAGCGACAATCTCAAATCAAGTTCACCCGCCGGCAGGGAGTCCACAAGGATCATTCCACCAGAAACAGAAACTTCACGATAAATCGTGGTTCCCACTGCGGTTATCACGCCCTCGGCCCCATCAGCCATTTCCGACTTCAGCATCGCATAGCCCGGAACCTTAAGGGTATCGTCCTGAATGACCACGGAATCATGATCCGAGACCACAACATCCTGGACCAGCAAACGTTCGCCAGACACCACAACCGCTTCAAGGGAATAAGTACCAGCAGCAACTCCGGTCAAACGATAGGAGCCTCTTTCGTCGGTTTCGCCAAAGATACCGACTGAATCGTCAAACACATTGAAATCTTTAGGAACGATACTGACGCGGGCCATAGAAGCCACGCCCTCGCCCAGGTAAAGTCGGCCCTCGATAGAAGCCAACTCCGGCGAACCCGTTTCAGCGCTGTTTCCCGCCACAGAGGTATCGTTAGAACACCCCACCACTCCGGCCAGGAATCCAGCCAGCGCGACACCAAACGTCGCAAAATACGATCTTGCAAAACCCACACTCATCATCCGATATAAATATACCAAACTATTGGTATTGTCCATGACTTCCCGCGATAATCCAGCGGCAAAGTTCCTCGATACTGGCATAATCTGGCAGGGTTTTTACAAAATTCTGTGATTTACTCCGTTCAATGAACTTGCTCCAGGCGGTTTCGCTCTTGGCTTCAAGTCCTAAATGTTCTTCGATGGCACCGCGGGTCCACACCCAGATTCCCTGACTGCGAAGCTTGGCATGAATGCTGCGGATTGCCATTTCGGCCTCGGGCATGGCCGCCATCATGGCGTAAGCCTGAGCCGCCGTGGTATTGCTATGCTTGCTCACCGGCAAACCATTCACCAAGCGTAAATGGTGCTGGAAGGCCAGCTCTCGGAACAAGTTCTGACAATACTTGATATCAGGATCGTTGTAATCCAGGAAGCCATCATGGGTAGCCGTAGTAAAGGCGTAATCCAAGTCCACAATAGCGCGAACAGGCATATCCATGGCCCCGAGGACCTGCATACTCTTGCGGGTATTGCTAACTCCACCCTGACGAACCAGGGCGCACTTGATTAAGGCAAAGCTCTGCCCCGTAATACGTTCAAACAAGGCGGGCAGAACCCTCAGTTCTGTCTTACCTTCGGTTAGCAGTACATAGTCAGCGAACAAAAGTTCATTACTATTAGAAAGACTGAACAACATCTGCAGCTGGCTGGGCGCATCCTGAACCACCTGGTGTACCGCATCTTCCATGCGCTTACGCATAAAGGTGCCACGTTCCTTGTTCTTGCGAATCAAAAGGGACGTGCTTACATCTTCGCTGGTCACCATCTGGGCGCTGTGGGTGGCAAAAACCACCTGGTACCCCTCGTTAGAAAGATTCTTGAGGGCCACGCGGACAAGTTCCACCGCCTGAGGGTGCAGATACAATTCCGGAGAGTCAATCAGCAGTAAGGTACGACTCAGATAATGGTTGTTATGATGCTTCTTGATATCAGCCAGATAGCGGATCAGGGCCATCTGGATAGCGCGCTGGGACCCCGCCCCCATGCGGCTTATATCTCGCTCGAAACCGTCATCCTCATCCATGACCTTCAGGCTAGCCCTCTTCAGGAAGGTTTCCATGGTCGGCACAGGAATATCCAGTTCCACCTTCACGCTGGGGAACAACGGACGGAGCTTTTCATTGACATCGCGATCGAAAGCGCCGATTTCTTCGGCCCGATTCTCGCTATCGGGAGAAAGCAAGTCGTTAAACTTGTTCAGCAGCATGTTGATTTCGCCACCGAATCGACGTTCCAGCGGTCTAAAAATTTCGTGGAGCAACTTCACGAAGGCCTGGTTGCCTTCAAAATCCCAAATGGCGATGGATTCCGGGAACATACGGCTAAAGGCCGCCATAAAACTATCATTTACTCGGGTCCATTCCCGCTTATAGGCTCCATTCCGCTTGTTAGAAGGCACAAATGCGAAAAATTCCATGGATTCTGAATTGCCACCAGGAACCCGCTGCACCTTTTTTACCCGCAACTGTCCCATATTGGGGCCAGCATTCACCAGGAACGGCTTGATTTCCGCAGAAAGATCTTCACCAAGGCGGGCCAGCACCTGTTCAGAAATACCATCAAAGACACCCTCCACCTCTACAGGAATATTCGGGTCGTCAAAGTAAGAAATATCCAAAGAAAAATGGGCCAACAGCCAACGAATCCCCATCAGGATGTTGGTCTTACCCGCATTATTATAGCCAATCAGAGCCGTGAAACCACTAAGAGGAAACCTCTGCTTCTGGATAGAACGCAGATTAGAAATGGTAATCTCAGAAAGTCTTAAAGCCTGGGGTTGCATACTCGCAATGTATATAAAAATTCGGGATGTGGGGCAACATATACATTTTTATAAGATTTTATGAAAAAAGTCCAGTTTCCAAGGAAACTGAACTTTTGAAACGCATACTTTTAAAAGATTCGCAGAGCCCTAATGACAGTTATTTAGACTCTACGCAAGGAAAGGCAATCACTCCTTGCAGGATCTTTTTCCCAGCCATTCTTTCCGCCATTCA includes:
- a CDS encoding OmpH family outer membrane protein; this translates as MVKKLLIVLMIALFGATSGFAEDGLRIAHVDSKLIFDGYKGTKKAQEEYDRQVAKWEQQGNLLQKELSAIKEKLDKQVLMLSDEKKRELEAEYAKKDTELKNFMDRVYGRKGELISENEKISGPIIQLIRKAVTEIALQEGYDMVVDRATGAVLFWKKENDLTNKVLDYLNNR
- a CDS encoding outer membrane protein assembly factor — protein: MFVVGLAQAQLLDMSEMSESYMVENKIHKVKVEGTVHMDERSVLSRIGIRDGQSYSPTGLTEKVQSSVTSLYESGLFDDVTAWIDYVGDGSDVDLIFKIKELPALDTAVLDGCDEVSEEDLRLKIRLIPGQVYSKSQLERDRQAILEYYRSEGYLLAEVGYRETPVDENKNLVTFIVREGGKVKVRDFDIQGNDNVPREDILEHMLTKQDQWWGGGEFKENVFEADRDTVLNAIRHFGFLDAELTEYSAEYLPDSSCLFYLGRMVPLGDKLEPLYNQLNLALGDTATAFYKMAGKPTMQVTHLFRNHRAVGEMPWVTRPMPKVKSEEDAWKYLNDIIRYEDARKEWLDIVKGRKWNNPKIDSLLKIKKMSAYEQKLVVRYMIEDMFSALNKYDNIKTSSSILIHIHMIEGRRYYMGGLHFSGNEVLNDNMLKYAYRLDSGEVFDQYKYDASRKALLDAYREDGYLFATYEEERTFTNDSIVNLSYKMTEGLPAQIHKVHIHGNTKTNEKVIRREVRLYPGDTYRQSLLERSFREIMQLNYFDMVLPDIKVVGDQEVDLDFTVQEKEAGTGQFSLGVSYSESDGLVGTASVSIPNCCMGDGQAASFSVEYGADKKSASISFQEPWFLDKPITLGASLSYSWWNMEDYDDPDITRYGGSVYVGKRLKWPDDYFYGQIGYSWLMNKQGRNIDDSYVVYSGVESAINFRLLRDDKNLPQFPTDGSRYVLDVQWADGAIFSDFDFVKTELTIKWWFPLFRDRLSIALTNQYGVIFGDQLQYRTLYSMGGVMGYEGCMRGYSSGSLGYRRLGRSYQYVGAELQLGLVPQTFYLLPFFFDAGNVFGERYNPKTKVEKPSHNPLSEWDPTSLKKDIGFGFRVVVPMLGIIGFDFAWPLDVGETYSGFQRSAVGDMEFNFVIGQGF
- a CDS encoding ATP-dependent endonuclease, translated to MQPQALRLSEITISNLRSIQKQRFPLSGFTALIGYNNAGKTNILMGIRWLLAHFSLDISYFDDPNIPVEVEGVFDGISEQVLARLGEDLSAEIKPFLVNAGPNMGQLRVKKVQRVPGGNSESMEFFAFVPSNKRNGAYKREWTRVNDSFMAAFSRMFPESIAIWDFEGNQAFVKLLHEIFRPLERRFGGEINMLLNKFNDLLSPDSENRAEEIGAFDRDVNEKLRPLFPSVKVELDIPVPTMETFLKRASLKVMDEDDGFERDISRMGAGSQRAIQMALIRYLADIKKHHNNHYLSRTLLLIDSPELYLHPQAVELVRVALKNLSNEGYQVVFATHSAQMVTSEDVSTSLLIRKNKERGTFMRKRMEDAVHQVVQDAPSQLQMLFSLSNSNELLFADYVLLTEGKTELRVLPALFERITGQSFALIKCALVRQGGVSNTRKSMQVLGAMDMPVRAIVDLDYAFTTATHDGFLDYNDPDIKYCQNLFRELAFQHHLRLVNGLPVSKHSNTTAAQAYAMMAAMPEAEMAIRSIHAKLRSQGIWVWTRGAIEEHLGLEAKSETAWSKFIERSKSQNFVKTLPDYASIEELCRWIIAGSHGQYQ